In Pseudomonas sp. R76, one genomic interval encodes:
- a CDS encoding CsgG/HfaB family protein, producing the protein MKTLSKILLSGLTAAALLTVAGCATESNRAMPVEQVASANVAYSGVRVPIAVGKFDNRSSYMRGIFSDGVDRLGGQAKTILITHLQQTNRFSVLDRDNMGEISQEAAIKGTVQKLKGADYVVTGDVTEFGRKETGDRQLFGILGRGKTQVAYAKVALNIVNISTSEVVYSTQGAGEYALSNREVVGFGGTASYDSTLNGKVLDLAMREAINRLVDGINAGAWNPRN; encoded by the coding sequence GTGAAAACACTGTCCAAAATCCTGCTGTCGGGCCTCACCGCCGCAGCGCTGCTGACCGTGGCCGGTTGTGCCACGGAGAGCAACCGCGCGATGCCGGTGGAACAAGTCGCCAGCGCCAACGTCGCCTATTCCGGCGTGCGCGTGCCGATCGCCGTGGGCAAGTTCGATAACCGTTCGAGCTACATGCGCGGCATCTTCTCCGACGGCGTTGACCGCCTCGGTGGCCAGGCCAAGACCATCCTGATCACCCACCTGCAGCAGACCAACCGCTTCAGCGTGCTGGACCGCGACAACATGGGTGAAATCTCCCAGGAAGCCGCGATCAAAGGCACCGTGCAAAAGCTCAAGGGCGCTGACTACGTGGTGACCGGTGATGTGACCGAGTTCGGCCGCAAAGAAACCGGCGACCGCCAGCTGTTCGGCATTCTTGGCCGTGGCAAAACCCAAGTGGCTTACGCCAAAGTCGCGTTGAACATCGTCAACATCAGCACTTCCGAAGTGGTGTATTCCACTCAGGGCGCCGGTGAATACGCCCTGTCCAACCGTGAAGTGGTCGGCTTTGGCGGCACCGCCAGCTACGACTCCACCCTCAATGGCAAGGTCCTGGACCTGGCCATGCGCGAAGCCATCAACCGCCTCGTCGACGGCATCAACGCCGGCGCCTGGAACCCGCGCAACTGA